A genomic region of Marinobacter qingdaonensis contains the following coding sequences:
- a CDS encoding ExeA family protein, translated as MYESHFGLQEAPFALTPNTRYFLRAPSHGDALELLLVALSEREGFIKITGEVGTGKTLLCRLLLNELEQKAHTAYLPNPHLSPDALYQAVAEELGVEVAACTNTHQVLKALNERLIEMAVAQTPVVLVIDEAQAMPEATIEALRLLTNLETESTRLLQVVLFGQPELDAMLAQDSLRQLRQRITFHYRLEPLDRQSVAQYLRHRVAQAGYNGGDLFSPGALRLITRASGGIPRLVNVLAHKAMLAAWGGGDRHIQRGHVARAIRDTESVRQPGLLARWL; from the coding sequence ATGTACGAGTCACATTTCGGACTGCAGGAAGCACCGTTCGCATTGACGCCTAACACCCGCTATTTCCTGCGGGCGCCCAGCCATGGCGACGCGCTGGAGTTGCTGCTGGTGGCGCTCAGTGAACGAGAGGGTTTCATCAAGATTACCGGGGAAGTGGGCACCGGCAAGACCCTGTTGTGCCGGCTGCTGCTCAATGAACTGGAGCAGAAGGCGCACACAGCCTACCTCCCCAATCCACACCTGTCGCCGGACGCGCTGTACCAGGCGGTGGCGGAGGAATTGGGCGTGGAAGTCGCGGCCTGCACCAACACCCACCAGGTTCTGAAGGCCCTAAATGAACGCCTGATCGAGATGGCCGTGGCCCAGACGCCGGTGGTGCTGGTGATTGATGAAGCCCAGGCCATGCCCGAGGCCACCATCGAAGCCCTGAGGTTGCTGACCAATCTGGAAACCGAAAGCACGCGCCTGCTGCAGGTGGTGTTGTTTGGCCAACCGGAGCTGGACGCCATGCTCGCGCAAGACAGTCTGCGCCAGCTGCGCCAGCGCATCACCTTTCACTATCGGCTCGAGCCCCTCGATCGGCAATCGGTGGCACAGTACCTGCGGCATCGGGTGGCCCAGGCCGGCTACAACGGTGGCGACCTGTTCTCGCCCGGCGCCTTGCGGCTGATTACCCGCGCCTCCGGCGGTATCCCCCGGTTGGTCAATGTCCTCGCCCACAAGGCCATGCTGGCGGCCTGGGGAGGCGGTGATCGCCACATCCAGCGCGGGCACGTGGCCCGGGCCATCCGGGACACCGAAAGCGTGCGGCAGCCCGGTTTGTTGGCGAGGTGGCTATGA
- a CDS encoding prepilin-type N-terminal cleavage/methylation domain-containing protein, which translates to MQTQSTHKQSGFTLIELVVVIAILAILAAFALPRFAQLSEQAHQSSIRATSGALAAGVALAKTQWVSNGFTTAQTDVQGFGNDLVDVSAEGWATSVASDDTSSAMTNTKCLEVWAGLLQSNAPTVSAAAGDNPDYLISTTSGDCVFTYRQDGQGSFIEYDADTGEITTTIN; encoded by the coding sequence ATGCAGACGCAGTCGACTCACAAACAATCTGGTTTCACGCTGATCGAACTGGTGGTGGTGATCGCCATTCTGGCCATCCTGGCGGCCTTCGCCTTGCCGAGGTTTGCTCAGTTGTCCGAGCAGGCTCACCAGTCGAGTATCCGGGCGACATCGGGCGCGCTGGCCGCGGGGGTGGCGTTGGCGAAAACCCAGTGGGTATCGAATGGCTTCACCACGGCCCAAACGGATGTTCAGGGATTCGGCAATGACTTGGTGGACGTGAGCGCAGAAGGTTGGGCGACCTCGGTCGCGTCCGACGATACCAGCTCGGCCATGACCAACACCAAATGTCTGGAAGTCTGGGCTGGGCTGTTGCAGTCCAATGCCCCAACGGTGTCGGCGGCTGCGGGTGACAACCCGGATTACCTGATAAGCACAACAAGCGGTGACTGTGTCTTTACCTATCGGCAGGATGGCCAGGGCAGTTTCATCGAATACGACGCCGATACCGGCGAAATAACAACAACCATCAACTGA
- a CDS encoding type II secretion system protein: MNAMTAIQNKKQQGFTLIELVMVIVILGILAAFALPRFADLGSEARLSSLNGAIGAVKSAAGIAHSACLARAACDDSDGATLALDGDTVNMANAYPEAAAGGIDDAAQIADDFILGTPSGTEPNRTVVISADDGNGAALANCNFTYAENTGSVTASTTTGC; encoded by the coding sequence ATGAACGCTATGACAGCAATTCAGAATAAAAAGCAGCAAGGTTTTACCCTCATCGAACTGGTGATGGTGATTGTGATTTTGGGGATTTTGGCAGCGTTTGCTTTGCCGAGATTTGCGGATTTGGGATCGGAGGCGCGCTTATCTTCCCTGAATGGAGCTATTGGCGCAGTGAAATCGGCGGCTGGTATTGCTCACTCGGCATGTTTAGCAAGGGCGGCATGCGATGACTCGGATGGTGCAACGTTGGCCTTGGATGGCGATACCGTCAACATGGCAAATGCATATCCAGAAGCTGCGGCAGGAGGCATTGACGATGCGGCTCAGATTGCCGACGACTTTATTTTGGGCACTCCGAGCGGAACAGAGCCTAACCGGACTGTAGTTATTTCTGCCGATGACGGTAACGGTGCCGCATTGGCGAACTGCAACTTCACATATGCAGAAAACACTGGTTCTGTGACCGCTTCGACGACTACTGGCTGTTAA
- a CDS encoding type II secretion system protein — protein MVVVLIGVLALLGIGLFATRSAFSPLLATQQLASATLLAQQAALAGNPANALTIEQNTDNFRFTVGPATANPRVFEIARAGTSLSVPGTLPLTLNFNADGAPSTGANLNLTFSGDSTFQTCLSSRGAVYAGACQP, from the coding sequence ATGGTAGTTGTTTTGATTGGGGTGTTAGCTCTTTTAGGGATAGGGCTTTTTGCCACCCGATCTGCCTTCTCTCCGCTTTTAGCCACCCAACAACTCGCCTCCGCCACGCTGCTTGCCCAGCAAGCAGCGTTGGCGGGCAACCCCGCCAACGCCCTAACCATCGAGCAAAACACCGACAACTTCCGCTTCACAGTCGGTCCGGCTACCGCAAACCCCAGGGTTTTTGAAATCGCCCGGGCAGGAACCTCACTCTCGGTTCCGGGCACTTTGCCCCTGACCTTGAATTTCAACGCCGACGGCGCACCGTCCACCGGCGCCAATCTGAATCTCACCTTCTCCGGTGATTCCACCTTTCAAACCTGCCTGAGCTCCCGTGGCGCCGTGTATGCCGGAGCCTGCCAGCCATGA
- a CDS encoding type II secretion system F family protein, with protein sequence MQFSYRGKDDRGILQQGSLVAANADAAASELMRRGITPLTIREQQDQASLGDRLNGLALFRKKVTLDELIVFCRQMHALTKAGIPLIRTMRGLAETTRSPELARVLEDVTSRLEGGTTMATAMQAHPTVFSELFVAMIHVGENTGMLDDAFKRLSEILELERDTKRRLKQAMRYPTFVVVALLAALMVVNFLVIPKFASVFDKLGADLPFLTQVLVGTSNFLLGYWYIVLFAVAAIALLVRQWKRTEQGRLTWDRFKLRMPIIGPLLELITLSRFARNFATMLSAGMPVTHALTVVADATDNAWIAKHIKEMRVGIERGESLLRTARQSQMFTPLILQMIAVGEETGSVDDMLNNVADFYDEDVDFGLKRLAESIEPILIVAMGVLVLILALGVFLPIWDLGAAAMGRG encoded by the coding sequence ATGCAGTTCAGTTACCGGGGCAAAGACGATCGGGGCATCCTCCAGCAGGGTTCGCTGGTGGCTGCCAATGCCGACGCGGCTGCGTCTGAGTTGATGCGCCGGGGCATCACGCCACTCACCATCCGTGAACAGCAGGACCAGGCGTCCCTGGGTGACCGACTCAATGGCCTGGCGCTGTTTCGCAAGAAGGTGACGCTGGACGAACTGATCGTGTTCTGTCGCCAGATGCATGCGCTGACCAAGGCTGGCATACCCCTAATCCGTACCATGCGCGGTCTGGCCGAGACCACCCGTTCGCCCGAGCTGGCGAGGGTGCTGGAAGACGTCACCTCGCGCCTGGAGGGTGGCACCACCATGGCGACCGCCATGCAGGCCCATCCGACGGTGTTCTCCGAACTCTTCGTGGCCATGATCCACGTGGGCGAGAACACCGGCATGCTGGACGATGCCTTCAAACGCCTATCGGAAATTCTTGAACTGGAGCGCGACACCAAGCGCCGTCTGAAACAGGCCATGCGTTACCCCACCTTTGTGGTGGTGGCGCTGCTGGCGGCACTGATGGTGGTGAATTTCCTGGTGATCCCCAAATTCGCGTCGGTGTTCGACAAACTCGGCGCCGATTTGCCGTTCCTGACCCAGGTCTTGGTGGGCACCTCCAATTTCCTGCTCGGCTACTGGTACATCGTGCTGTTCGCCGTGGCCGCCATCGCACTCCTGGTTCGGCAGTGGAAACGGACCGAGCAGGGGCGCCTGACCTGGGACCGGTTCAAGCTGCGCATGCCGATCATTGGGCCCTTGCTGGAGCTGATCACCCTGAGCCGGTTTGCCCGCAATTTTGCCACCATGCTGTCCGCCGGGATGCCCGTCACCCACGCCTTGACGGTCGTCGCGGATGCCACGGACAATGCCTGGATTGCCAAGCATATCAAGGAAATGCGCGTGGGCATCGAGCGTGGCGAAAGCCTGCTTCGGACCGCCCGGCAAAGCCAGATGTTCACGCCGCTGATCCTGCAGATGATCGCGGTCGGTGAGGAAACCGGTTCGGTGGACGACATGCTGAACAACGTGGCGGACTTTTACGACGAGGACGTCGATTTCGGCCTCAAGCGGCTGGCGGAATCCATAGAACCCATCCTGATCGTGGCCATGGGCGTGCTGGTGCTGATTCTGGCGCTGGGTGTGTTCCTGCCGATCTGGGACCTGGGGGCCGCCGCCATGGGGCGGGGCTGA
- a CDS encoding type II secretion system protein has protein sequence MISQRGATLVELVITIVIISVAIAGVVGAFSLIASRSADPLNQTRVVELAQLYMDEILAKKYDDSTPQGGTPKYSGGCTIGPEPGENRGNFDDVDDYHDLTDSPPRSAESVLNGYSGFSVSVTVACAGADVGLPGSEAKRVELNIQAPGNQSFIMSAYRANF, from the coding sequence ATGATTTCGCAGCGCGGGGCAACCCTGGTGGAGCTGGTCATTACCATCGTGATCATCAGCGTGGCCATCGCCGGCGTGGTCGGTGCCTTTTCCCTGATCGCCAGCCGCAGCGCAGACCCGCTGAACCAGACTCGGGTGGTGGAGCTGGCGCAGCTGTATATGGACGAGATTCTTGCCAAGAAATACGACGACAGCACCCCTCAAGGAGGCACGCCCAAGTACAGCGGCGGCTGTACCATCGGTCCGGAGCCGGGGGAAAATCGCGGGAATTTTGACGATGTGGACGATTACCACGATTTGACCGATTCGCCGCCACGGAGCGCCGAATCAGTGCTCAATGGTTACAGCGGATTTTCAGTTTCGGTAACCGTTGCCTGCGCGGGCGCCGACGTCGGGCTGCCCGGCTCGGAGGCGAAACGGGTTGAGCTGAATATCCAGGCGCCGGGTAACCAGAGTTTCATCATGTCGGCTTACCGGGCGAATTTCTGA
- a CDS encoding DUF6701 domain-containing protein has protein sequence MMQALFRLLGRTVCLRRLVVCLLALFPGYVFAVCSADYHGLATINEVFKLGEGGKNQGGTKQGGNKRFVELKLLTSAISASEYDQWQVQTCAEGGTNNNPTEVCSAPISLSAADDSTYPWIVIGESLLSNSEINLQKMDILLTDGGGATIDYLSIDGFDELEDENCTPAFDWEFDPRNGNSTKNVKRQPDGTGDWDSAPGNSDKDSEGDTNDGGPEGPDISVSSATVFPGETAEFVISLAEAASEELTVEYATRDDSAEDGRDFDGQAGTVTFAPGTTSITVSVPTIVTGDRDGKRFFLDLSNPSAGQLTSQIGVGYILPEPNGYWRLESPGWSDAPGEVLDYSGNDLNGRARNGAQAAKTSPALANNPGTCGYAEFNGTDQYVEIPDNQALDLKDELTVSAWIYTREFPTGGRLKTIVSKDENYEFHLNASGEIYWWWRTTNGWTRSLTTAGANLALNTWHHVAITYAQGRQRIYVDGQLRASSSSFGELRRNNDPFQIGQDQGYFGRYFNGFIDEVRVYETALPATGIEALRLRRHVCAQNLGTLAMPTPGTASVCKPVSLTLSAKDGDGDLLTDYDGTVLLSTSSGHGDWSVLEGAGTLTPSVDDDDNGRAAYRFNAADGGEVRLALLNTHPDRLTITARDSDADVTLTTPVIEFLSSTLLIEPLSSLGDDIIAGRRHGFFVSLVRQDPDDGSCGVDEGYDGLFSLKAWLARSANDPGGQAPALRGDSTLSGVPDSKPGSGNLDLRFNEGVASFELDTFDVGAYSLNLLDDGSGHAVDEAGEPLAIGSSLSTPPWVVRPFAFSVVASDASGGANPGAVSPTGPTFVTAGSPFNLRVAARLYQSSDDNDGDGIADDGALLTDNAIAQSFGQSGTEVNLVSGLRLPAGGADPGLSGNLPILSGFAGGAAAKDFVFNEVGIIEVTASVSGGDYLGMGPSRTGRIRGQSGPIGRFYPADFLVTVADAGALAPSCSAGATAFTYVGEAIDYALAPEFRIEPVTEAGGVTRNYQGSFRHLESSEVTLEYPGADTNNGLTVSVDTETASLLENGDGTLRFTLGADQFTYLKVPASRVAPFTASLALNVSGILETLDDVTSSSVPVTASPSGVLVKYGRLHLDNSYGPETDPLIVPLQLQYFNGSSFVLNTDDSCWAYNTGSDASVNPTGLTSVEGEAGTVSAGTPPGARQLRLSAPGEGNTGEVTVTYAVPDWLKDDLDGDGALDAPAALATFGVYRGHDRVIYWQER, from the coding sequence ATGATGCAGGCACTGTTCAGATTACTGGGTCGTACTGTCTGCCTGCGGCGGTTGGTGGTTTGCCTATTGGCGCTCTTTCCCGGTTACGTATTTGCTGTCTGCTCTGCGGATTACCACGGGCTGGCAACCATCAACGAGGTGTTCAAGCTCGGGGAGGGTGGCAAAAATCAGGGCGGAACTAAACAGGGCGGCAACAAGCGATTTGTTGAATTGAAGCTGCTGACCTCCGCCATTTCCGCCAGTGAGTATGATCAATGGCAAGTGCAGACGTGTGCGGAAGGAGGCACCAATAACAATCCAACAGAGGTATGCAGCGCCCCTATCTCACTGTCTGCCGCTGATGACAGTACCTATCCCTGGATTGTTATTGGCGAGTCTCTGCTCAGCAATTCTGAAATCAACCTGCAGAAAATGGACATCCTGCTGACTGATGGAGGCGGAGCTACCATCGACTACCTCAGCATCGACGGATTTGATGAGCTGGAGGATGAAAATTGCACGCCCGCCTTCGACTGGGAATTTGATCCTCGCAACGGCAACAGCACCAAAAACGTCAAACGCCAACCCGACGGTACCGGAGATTGGGATAGTGCGCCGGGCAATTCGGATAAAGATTCGGAAGGTGATACCAACGACGGCGGGCCCGAGGGTCCGGACATCAGCGTGTCCAGTGCCACCGTCTTCCCCGGGGAGACCGCAGAATTTGTCATCTCTCTGGCCGAGGCCGCGTCGGAAGAGCTGACTGTTGAGTACGCCACCCGCGACGACTCCGCCGAGGATGGAAGAGATTTTGACGGGCAGGCCGGCACGGTCACTTTTGCCCCGGGTACAACGTCAATAACCGTTTCGGTGCCAACCATCGTAACCGGTGACCGGGACGGGAAGCGCTTTTTCCTGGACTTGAGCAACCCGAGCGCCGGGCAACTCACCAGTCAAATCGGTGTCGGTTACATCCTGCCTGAACCCAATGGCTACTGGCGCCTGGAATCGCCCGGCTGGTCGGATGCGCCCGGTGAGGTCCTGGATTATTCCGGGAACGACCTGAATGGCCGGGCCCGTAATGGAGCGCAGGCGGCAAAGACCTCACCCGCGCTTGCCAATAACCCGGGTACCTGTGGTTATGCCGAGTTCAACGGCACCGACCAGTACGTCGAAATCCCCGATAACCAAGCGCTGGATTTGAAGGACGAGTTGACGGTCAGTGCCTGGATTTATACCAGGGAGTTTCCAACCGGTGGCCGACTGAAAACCATTGTCTCGAAGGATGAAAATTACGAGTTTCATCTCAATGCCAGTGGCGAAATATATTGGTGGTGGCGCACCACAAATGGGTGGACCCGCTCGCTGACAACGGCGGGTGCCAATCTTGCTTTGAATACCTGGCACCATGTTGCGATCACCTATGCCCAGGGTCGGCAGCGCATTTATGTGGACGGTCAGCTACGCGCCAGTTCCTCCTCTTTCGGTGAGTTGCGACGCAATAATGACCCCTTCCAGATTGGCCAGGATCAGGGCTATTTCGGTCGGTACTTTAACGGGTTTATTGATGAAGTGCGCGTCTACGAGACGGCGCTGCCCGCCACTGGGATTGAGGCGTTGCGCCTGCGCCGGCACGTTTGTGCCCAGAACCTGGGTACATTGGCAATGCCGACACCCGGCACCGCAAGTGTGTGCAAGCCGGTGTCGCTCACGTTGTCCGCCAAGGATGGGGACGGTGACCTGCTGACCGACTATGACGGGACCGTCTTATTGTCCACCAGCTCAGGACACGGTGATTGGTCTGTGCTCGAGGGAGCCGGCACACTCACCCCAAGCGTCGATGATGACGACAACGGTCGGGCCGCGTATCGGTTCAACGCCGCCGATGGTGGCGAAGTCAGGCTGGCGCTGCTCAATACACATCCAGATCGACTGACCATCACCGCCCGAGATTCGGATGCGGACGTCACCCTCACCACGCCGGTCATCGAGTTCCTCTCCAGCACCCTGCTGATCGAACCTCTGTCCAGTCTGGGTGACGACATCATTGCTGGCAGGCGCCATGGCTTCTTCGTGAGTCTCGTTCGCCAGGACCCGGATGATGGCAGCTGCGGTGTGGACGAAGGCTACGACGGGTTGTTTTCCCTGAAAGCCTGGTTGGCCCGCAGTGCCAACGATCCGGGCGGTCAGGCGCCGGCATTGCGTGGCGATTCGACACTGAGCGGGGTGCCGGACTCGAAGCCGGGGAGCGGCAACCTGGATCTGCGATTCAACGAGGGGGTGGCATCCTTTGAACTGGATACCTTTGATGTCGGCGCCTATTCGCTGAACCTCCTGGATGATGGCAGTGGCCACGCGGTGGATGAGGCGGGCGAGCCCCTGGCCATCGGCAGTAGCTTGAGCACGCCGCCTTGGGTGGTTCGGCCCTTTGCCTTTTCAGTGGTGGCCAGCGATGCAAGCGGTGGCGCCAATCCCGGGGCAGTGTCGCCAACCGGCCCGACCTTCGTCACCGCCGGCAGTCCATTCAACCTGCGCGTAGCCGCTCGTCTCTACCAGAGCAGCGATGACAACGATGGCGATGGCATTGCGGACGATGGAGCCTTGTTGACCGATAACGCCATTGCCCAGTCCTTTGGGCAAAGCGGTACCGAGGTGAACCTGGTCTCAGGTCTTCGACTGCCCGCAGGTGGCGCCGACCCTGGGTTGTCCGGGAATCTGCCCATCCTGTCGGGCTTTGCTGGCGGAGCGGCGGCGAAGGACTTTGTGTTCAACGAGGTCGGCATCATCGAGGTGACGGCGTCGGTGAGTGGCGGTGACTACCTGGGGATGGGCCCTAGTCGAACCGGCAGGATTCGTGGCCAGAGTGGTCCCATCGGTCGCTTTTACCCCGCTGACTTCCTGGTCACCGTCGCCGATGCGGGGGCCCTTGCCCCTTCCTGCAGCGCCGGGGCGACGGCCTTTACCTACGTTGGGGAGGCGATTGACTACGCTTTGGCGCCGGAATTCCGCATTGAGCCGGTGACCGAGGCCGGTGGTGTGACCAGAAACTACCAGGGCAGTTTCCGTCATTTGGAGAGCTCCGAAGTGACACTGGAGTACCCGGGGGCTGACACGAACAACGGTCTGACCGTGTCCGTGGACACAGAGACTGCTTCGTTGCTCGAAAACGGTGACGGCACCCTTCGATTCACCCTAGGAGCGGATCAGTTCACCTACCTGAAAGTGCCGGCTTCCCGGGTTGCCCCGTTTACCGCGTCCCTGGCACTCAATGTGAGCGGTATCCTGGAGACCTTGGATGACGTTACCTCTTCTTCCGTGCCGGTGACGGCCAGTCCTTCAGGTGTCCTGGTGAAATATGGTCGCCTGCATCTGGATAACAGCTATGGACCGGAAACTGATCCGTTGATCGTGCCCCTGCAGTTGCAGTACTTCAATGGTTCGAGCTTCGTTCTGAACACGGATGACAGTTGCTGGGCCTACAACACGGGGAGCGACGCGTCCGTAAATCCGACCGGCTTGACCAGTGTTGAGGGCGAGGCCGGAACCGTCAGTGCCGGCACGCCTCCGGGGGCTCGCCAGTTGAGGTTATCGGCACCGGGGGAGGGCAACACTGGCGAGGTGACGGTTACCTACGCGGTCCCTGACTGGTTGAAGGACGATCTGGACGGTGATGGGGCTCTGGATGCCCCCGCCGCCCTGGCCACCTTTGGCGTCTACCGCGGGCATGATCGCGTCATCTACTGGCAGGAGCGCTAA
- a CDS encoding GspE/PulE family protein codes for MSELKKKIRIGDLLVQNDVITEQQLMTALNEQKNTGRKLGRTLIDLGYVDEDNLLNILSRQLEVPFVQLRHYQFNNDLVKKLPEAMARRFRSIVLAEQGGELLVGMADPLDIFAYDELVRILRQPIKQAVVRESELLSTIDLVYRRTDEIASLAEELEDELGDDAFDLADLSAESESTEAPVVKLLQTLFEDAVQARSSDIHIEPDETVVRIRQRVDGVLQEQVMKEKRVNAALVLRLKLMAGLNISEKRLPQDGRFNVRVKGRSIDVRVSTMPVQYGESVVMRLLDQSQGMLNLEATGMPPSLLKRFRRMIRKPHGMILVTGPTGSGKTTTLYGALTELNRPEVKIITAEDPVEYRLPRITQVQVNPKIGLEFAGVLRSALRQDPDVILVGEMRDRETVEIGLRAAMTGHLVLSTLHTNDSISSAMRLIDMGAQPFLVASSLLGIVAQRLVRRVCGNCSEAYEPTDQEQVWLDGFDLDPLDREAGFVHGRGCYQCSNTGYKGRVGVHELLEMNEAMLDALRRQDVAAFTKAARQSDLYRPLGHCAMDYALQGVTTLEEVARVAATSESEFTDAGEVPMAVDLIGADD; via the coding sequence ATGTCGGAGCTCAAGAAAAAAATCCGGATTGGCGACCTGCTGGTGCAGAACGACGTCATCACTGAACAGCAGCTGATGACCGCCCTGAACGAACAGAAGAACACCGGTCGAAAGCTGGGGCGCACGCTCATCGATCTGGGCTACGTGGACGAGGACAACCTGCTCAACATCCTCTCGCGCCAGCTTGAGGTGCCCTTCGTGCAGCTGCGCCATTACCAGTTCAACAATGACCTGGTGAAGAAACTGCCCGAGGCCATGGCCCGCCGGTTTCGCAGCATCGTGCTGGCGGAGCAGGGCGGTGAACTGCTGGTGGGCATGGCCGACCCCCTCGATATCTTTGCCTACGACGAACTGGTGCGAATCCTAAGGCAGCCGATCAAACAGGCGGTGGTCCGCGAGAGCGAGCTGCTGAGCACCATCGATCTGGTGTACCGACGCACCGACGAAATCGCCTCCCTGGCCGAAGAGCTGGAAGACGAGCTGGGCGACGACGCCTTTGACCTGGCGGACCTGTCGGCGGAATCCGAGAGTACCGAGGCGCCGGTGGTCAAGCTGCTGCAGACGCTGTTCGAGGATGCAGTCCAGGCCCGCAGCTCCGACATCCATATAGAACCGGACGAGACCGTGGTCCGCATCCGCCAGCGGGTGGACGGCGTGCTGCAGGAACAAGTGATGAAGGAGAAGCGGGTTAACGCCGCCCTGGTGTTGCGCCTGAAGCTGATGGCCGGCCTCAATATCTCGGAAAAACGGCTGCCCCAGGATGGCCGGTTCAACGTCCGGGTCAAGGGCCGCAGCATCGATGTGCGAGTGTCCACCATGCCCGTCCAGTACGGCGAATCGGTGGTCATGCGTCTGCTGGACCAGAGCCAGGGGATGTTGAATCTGGAGGCGACCGGCATGCCACCGAGCCTGCTCAAGCGGTTCCGGCGCATGATCCGCAAGCCCCATGGCATGATCCTGGTCACCGGCCCGACCGGTAGCGGTAAGACCACCACACTCTACGGGGCCCTGACCGAGCTGAATCGACCGGAGGTGAAAATCATCACCGCCGAAGACCCGGTGGAATACCGGCTGCCACGGATCACCCAGGTCCAGGTCAATCCGAAGATCGGCCTGGAATTCGCCGGTGTGTTGCGCTCCGCCCTGCGTCAGGATCCGGACGTGATTCTGGTGGGTGAGATGCGCGACCGGGAGACCGTGGAAATCGGTCTGCGCGCCGCCATGACCGGTCACCTGGTGCTGTCCACCCTGCACACCAACGACTCCATCAGCAGCGCCATGCGCTTGATCGATATGGGCGCGCAGCCTTTCCTGGTGGCCAGTTCACTGCTGGGTATCGTGGCCCAGCGCCTGGTCCGGCGCGTGTGCGGCAATTGCTCGGAAGCCTACGAACCCACCGATCAGGAGCAGGTGTGGCTCGACGGGTTCGATCTGGATCCACTCGACCGGGAAGCCGGTTTCGTCCATGGCCGCGGTTGTTACCAGTGCAGCAACACCGGGTACAAGGGCCGAGTGGGGGTGCACGAGTTGCTGGAGATGAACGAGGCCATGCTGGACGCCCTGCGCCGTCAGGATGTCGCGGCCTTCACCAAGGCCGCTCGCCAGAGTGATCTGTACCGGCCCCTCGGCCACTGCGCCATGGACTATGCCTTGCAGGGGGTGACCACCCTGGAGGAGGTGGCCCGGGTCGCGGCGACGTCGGAGAGCGAGTTCACCGACGCCGGCGAGGTTCCTATGGCCGTGGACCTGATTGGAGCGGATGACTGA
- a CDS encoding type II secretion system protein: MMRARGFTLVELIMVIVLLGIVATVSVRFVSLSTQGAIDVSSRQQRALKGVVVSEQISRDIREALPTSIRVSGDNRCLEWFPIQAASVYRNLPRGPNPDSFEAVPLPGGATAEGRVVVYGYSGNLYSPSNPGPISGNATMPTGAPLVTVDLDSPHRFNGGSPQRRFFIVDEPVTLCQDGGFLYRYRNYGINSTIASGMPSSHPNREVVAANVTPDSVRFSFVPPSLQRGAVVRFAFELSDPTTGEATSVDQEVQIRNVP; encoded by the coding sequence ATGATGCGGGCGCGCGGTTTCACGCTGGTGGAGCTGATCATGGTGATCGTTCTGCTGGGCATCGTTGCCACCGTGTCCGTGCGGTTTGTGAGCCTGTCCACCCAAGGCGCGATCGATGTCAGTTCCAGGCAGCAACGGGCGCTCAAGGGCGTCGTCGTTTCCGAACAAATCAGTCGCGATATTCGGGAGGCCCTGCCTACGTCGATCCGGGTGTCCGGCGACAACCGCTGTCTGGAGTGGTTCCCCATACAGGCGGCGTCGGTCTACCGAAACCTTCCGCGCGGCCCAAACCCGGACAGCTTTGAAGCCGTCCCGTTACCCGGGGGCGCGACCGCCGAGGGCAGGGTCGTCGTGTATGGCTACTCGGGTAACCTCTATAGCCCAAGCAATCCCGGCCCCATTTCGGGTAATGCCACCATGCCGACAGGAGCGCCCTTGGTGACGGTCGACCTGGATTCGCCCCACCGTTTCAACGGAGGCTCGCCCCAGCGTCGTTTCTTCATCGTGGATGAGCCAGTCACACTCTGTCAGGACGGTGGTTTCCTGTATCGCTACCGAAACTACGGCATCAACAGCACCATCGCGAGCGGAATGCCCTCGTCCCACCCCAACCGCGAGGTGGTCGCGGCTAATGTCACGCCCGACTCGGTCCGCTTCTCCTTCGTGCCGCCGTCACTGCAGCGGGGCGCCGTGGTGCGTTTTGCCTTCGAGTTGAGCGACCCAACCACCGGAGAGGCCACCAGTGTCGACCAGGAGGTACAGATTCGTAATGTACCCTGA